A segment of the Candidatus Eisenbacteria bacterium genome:
GGGTGACCTTCTCCTTGATGTCGACGAGGTGGACGATCCCCTCCTCCGTCGTCACGATCGGGACATTGTAAGTGTCCCACTCGAAGAGGACCTGGCCCGTCTTCACCTCCGAGCCGGAGACGTGGTAGATGATCGTGCCATAGCGCGGCGTATATCGATCGAGCACCGATCGATAGCGGTAGAGCGGCTTTCCGGGCGTCACCTTGTCGCCGTCCCTGACGAGCAGGAGGTAGCCGCGCTCCAGCTCCCGCGACTCCAGCTCCGCTCCCTGGCGGTCGACGATCGAGAGACGCGCGAAGCCCGTCCTGTCGGTGATGTCGACGACCTGGAGAACGACCTCGTGCGTCTCGGGGTCCTCGACCTCCTTCGTCTCGAGGCTCGCCGGGATCTTGACGGTCCCGTCCTGCTCGGCCACGCGGGTGGAGTGGGAGCGCGACCTCAGCAGCAACTCGCCGCGATGGCCCACGTTGACATACCGGCCGTCCTCGCGGTGGACGACCGTCAGGGCCGGATACTCGAGAATCCCGTCGCTGTCGGCCGTCACGGTCGATTGCTCGACGATGACGCTGGCGGTGCCGCCGATGTGGAAGGTCCGCAGCGTGAGCTGGGTTCCGGGCTCGCCGATGCTCTGGGCGGCAATCACGCCCACCGCCTCGCCGATGTCGACGGAGTTCCCCGTGGAGAGGTCGCGCCCGTAGCACTTCGCGCAGACTCCCCTCCGCGACTCGCAGGTCAGCACCGACCGGATCTTCACGCGATCGACTCCCGCGACATCGATGAGTTCGGCCTCGCGCTCGGCGATCATCGTCCCTTCCGGAATCAGAACCTGGCTCGCGCGCCGGTCCCAGACATCCTCGGCGGTGAAACGGCCCAGGACGCGGTCGACGAGCGGCTCGACGACCTCCTCTCCGTCCTTCAGAGCGCCCTTCTCGAGGCCGAGGATCGTCCCGCAATCCTCCTCGCTGATGATCGCGTCCTGAGCGACATCGACCAGGCGCCGGGTCAGGTATCCCGCGTCGGCGGTCTTGAGAGCCGTGTCCGCCAGACCCTTGCGCGCGCCATGCGTCGAGATGAAGTACTCGAGAACGGTCAGCCCTTCCTTGAAGTTCGAGAGGATCGGCTGCTCGATCGTGGCCCCCGCGCCGCCGGTCACCCTCTTTTGAGGCTTCGCCATCAGTCCCCGCATGCCGGCGAGCTGGCGGATCTGCTCCTTGCTCCCGCGGGATCCGGAGTCCGCCATCATGAATATCGGATTGAATCCGTCATCGACGCTGCGCAGCCCCTCGATGGTGACTTCCTCGATCTCGTTGCGGACGCGCGTCCATGTTCCGATCACCTTGTTGTAGCGCTCGTTCTCGGTGATCGCGAGATCCCGGTGCTGCCGGTTGATCTCGTCGACCTCCTTGTTCGCCCGGGAGATGATCACGGGCTTCGCCCCGGGGACGATCAGGTCGTCGATGCCCACCGTGATGCCGGCCTTCGTCGCGTATGTGAAACCGAGATCCTTCAGCCTGTCCAGGAAGACGGCCGTCCGCTCGTTCCCGAACCGGGCGAAGCAGATTCCCACGAGCTCCTCGAGGGCCTTCTTGTCGAAGGTCTTGTTCATGAACCCGAGCTCGGAGGGGACGACCTCGTTGAAGAAGATCCTCCCGGTCGTCGTATCGGTGAGCTCCCCGCGGAGCCTGACCCGGATCATCTGGTGCAGCTCGATCTGCCCGTGCTCGTGGGCCAAGCGGACCTCGTCGACGGACGAGAAGACCTGCAGGCGTTCTCCGGGCGGCCGCGACTTGGTCAGGTAGTTGCAGCCGAGGACGATGTCCTGGCTCGGGGTCGCGACGGGCCGCCCGCTCGCGGGCAGCAGGATGTTGTTGGTCGAGAGCATCAGCTTGCGCGTCTCGATCTGCGCGATGAAGGAGAGCGGCACATGGACCGCCATCTGGTCGCCGTCGAAGTCGGCGTTGAAGGCCGTGCAGACCAGGGGGTGGATCCTGATCGCCTTGCCCTCGACGAGCACCGGCTCGAAGGCCTGGATCCCGAGGCGGTGGAGCGTCGGCGCCCGGTTGAGGAGCACGGGGTGATCCCTGATGATCTCCCCGAGGATCTCCCAGACCTCAGGCTTCTCGCGCTCGACCAGCTTCTTGGCGCTCTTGACCGTCTGGCCGGTCTCTTCCAGCTTGCGGATGATGAAGGGCTTGAAGAGCTCGAGGGCCATGTTCTGCGGAAGGCCGCACTGGTGGAGCTTCAGCTCCGGCCCCACCACGATGACCGACCGCCCCGAGTAGTCGACCCGCTTGCCGAGCAGGTTCTGGCGGAAGCGGCCCTGCTTCCCCTTCAACATGTCCGAGAGCGACTTCAGCGGCCGATTCCCCTGGCCGCGGACCGCCCTGGTCCTGCGCCCGTTGTCGAAGAGCGCGTCGACAGCCTCCTGCAACATCCGCTTCTCGTTGCGGAGGATCACCTCGGGGGCGCGGATCTCCATCAGCTTCTTCAACCGATTGTTGCGGTTGATGACGCGCCTGTAGAGGTCGTTCAGGTCCGAGGTGGCGAAGCGGCCTCCCTCGAGCGGCACGAGCGGGCGGAGGTCGGGCGGCAGAACCGGCAGAACCGTCAGGATCATCCACTCGGGCTGGTTCTTGCTCTGGCGGAAGGCCTCGACGATCTTCAAGCGCTTCAGGATGTCCTTGCGCCGCTGGACGCTCGTCTCGATTCTCACCTGCGTCCGCAGCTCGGCCGACAGCTCGCCCAGGTCGAGCTGCTCGAGGAGCTTGCGGATCGCGCCGGCGCCCATGTCGGCCTCGAACTTGATGTTCGAGTCGGCCTTCAGCTCCTGGTACTGCTCCTCCGTCAGCAGCTCGTGCTTGCGGTAGGGGCTGTTGCCCGGGTTGATGACGACATAAGACTCGTAGTAGAGGATCCGCTCGAGATTGCGGACCGTCATGTCGAGAAGATGCCCGATCCTGCTCGGGACGCCCTTGAAGTACCAGATGTGCGAGACCGGCACGGCGAGCTTGACATGCCCCATCCGGTCGCGACGGACATTCGCCTGGGTGACCTCGACGCCGCACTTGTCGCAGATGACGCCGCGGTAGCGGATCATCTTGTAGCGGCCGCAGGAACACTGCCAGTCCTTCACGGGGCCGAAGATCCGCTCGCAGAAGAGACCGTCCTTCTCCGGCTTGAACGATCGGTAGTTGATCGTCTCCGGCTTCGTCACCTCGCCGTGGGACCACTCGAGGATCGTCTCGGGCGAGGCCAGCTTGATCCTGATCGAGCTGAATGTGAACCGGCGCCGCGTCTCCCTCTCCCCGCGGCTCGCGGCGAAGGGCGGCAGCTCGGGTCCGCCCATCGGGGGGAGCCTGAGGCTGAACTCCGGGGTCTCGGGGATTCCCTTATCGCCTGTTTCAAACACGGTTCGATTGACCTCCCTACTCGCAAACCACGTCGAGACAGAGGCTCTTGAGTTCCTTGACCAAGACGTTGAACGACTCGGGGACGCCAGGCTCGGGGGGGTTCTCCCCCTTGACGATCGCCTCGTAGATCCGGGACCGTCCCTGGACATCGTCGCTCTTGACCGTCAGCAGCTCCTGAAGGGTGTAGGCGGCGCCGTAGGCTTCCAGCGCCCAGACCTCCATCTCGCCGAAACGCTGGCCGCCGAACTGGGCCTTCCCGCCCAGCGGCTGCTGCGTGACGAGCGAGTAGGGGCCGATCGACCGGGCGTGGATCTTGTCGTCCACGAGATGCGAGAGCTTCATCATGTAGATGCACCCGACGGTCACCCGGTGATCGAACGGCTCGCCGTTGCGGCCGTCGTAGAGCGTCGTCTTGCCGTCCTCGGGCAACCCCGCCTCCCGCAGGCAGGCCTTGATCTCATCGACCGTGGCCCCCGCGAAGACCGGGGTTTCCGCCATGAAGCCGAGATGATGCGCGGCCCAGCCGAGGTGCGTCTCGAGGACCTGCCCGATATTCATGCGCGACGGAACCCCGAGGGGATTGAGGACCATGTCGACGGGCGTGCCGTCGGGAAGGTAGGGCATGTCCTCCTCGGGGACGATCTTCGCGACGACGCCCTTGTTGCCGTGGCGCCCCGCCATCTTGTCGCCCACCGAGAGGCGTCTCTTCTTCGCGATGAAGACCTTGACCAGCTTCACGACGCCCGGCGGAAGCTCGTCGCCCCTGAGAACCTTGTCGATGTCCTTCTCGAGCTGGCGGTCCACCTTCTGCAGCGCGATGCGCGCCGCTTCCATCTGCTGCCAGAACCGTTCGTTCGCATCCGGGTCGCGCGCGACGGGGGAACGCCACGGCAGGTCGTCGAAGTCGACGTCCTCCAGAGACGTGAAACTCCCCTTCCGGCCCGCTCGGAAGATCAGCCTTCCCGTCGAGGCAGACTCGAAGCGCTCGAGGATCTCGCCTTCCAGAATTCGCTTCAGCTCGTCGTTTCGCGTCTCGATCAGCCGGTTCTTCTCCTTGCGGGCGAGCCGCTTCAGACGATCCTGCTTCTGCCTCTCGATGCGCTTGGTCGAGTCGTCCTTCTCCTTCCTCGAGAAGACCTTGATATCGATGACGACGCCCTCCATCCCCGGAGGCGCCTTGAGGGACGCATCGCGCACGTCGCCCGCCTTGTCGCCGAAGATCGCGCGCAGCAGCCGCTCCTCGGGCGTGAGGTCGGTCTCCCCCTTGGGGGTCACCTTCCCGACCAGGATGTCGCCCGACTTCACCGGCGCGCCGATGCGGATGATCCCTTCCTCGTCGAGGTAACGCACGGCCTCGTCGCCGACGTTCGGGATCTCTCTCGTGATCTCTTCCATGCCGCGCTTCGTGTCGCGGACGGTGAGCTCGAACTGCTCGATGTGAACGGAGGTGAAGAGGTCGCGCTTGATCAATCCCTCGCTCACCACGATCGCGTCCTCGAAGTTGTACCCGCACCACGGCATGAAGGCGACCAGCACGTTGCTGCCCAGGGCGAGCGTCCCCTTCGCCGTGGCGGGGCCGTCGGCGAGGACATGCCCGATCTCGACTCGCTGCCCCTCGCGAACGATCGGCCTCTGGTTGATGCAGGTGTCCTGATTCGAGCGGCGGAACTTGGAGAGAGGATAGACGTCGAAGCCCGAGTACTCCGTGAAGTCGTGAACGAGGTTTTCCGCCCCGTCCGGGCGAATCACAATAGTGTCCCCGGTCACCGACTCGACGACACCCGGCCTCTTCGCGAGGACCATCGCGCCCGAGTCATGCGCCACCTTTCTCTCGAGCCCCGTGCCGACCAGCGGTGCTTCCGTGACGAGCAGGGGCACCGCCTGTCGCTGCATGTTCGAGCCCATGAGGGCCCGGTTCGCGTCGTCGTGCTCGAGGAAGGGGACAAGAGCGGCGGCCGGGCTGACGAGCTGCATCGGCGAGATGTCCATGTAGTGGACCTGCTCGGCCGTGACCGGCGGGAACTCGCCCTTGTAACGGCAGGCGATCGACTCGCTCTGGAAGTTCCCGCGCTTGTCGGTCGCCGCGTTCGCCTGGGCGATGATGTACTGGTCCTCCAGGTCCGCCGAGAGGAACTCGATCCTGTCCTTCTGGACGATCCCGTCCTTCACCTTGCGGTAGGGGGTCTCGAGGAAGCCAAGCTCGTTCACCCTGGCATAGGTCGCCAGCGAGGAGATCAGCCCGATGTTCGGGCCTTCCGGGGTCTCGATGGGGCACATGCGGCCGTAGTGGGTGTAGTGCACGTCGCGGACCTCGAAGCCGGCCCTGTCGCGCGTGAGCCCTCCGGGCCCAAGCGCGCTCAAGCGCCGCTTGTGCGTGAGCTCCGCCAGCGGATTGGTCTGGTCCATGAACTGGGATAGCTGCGAGGACCCGAAGAAGCTCTGGATCACGGCCGAGATCGTGCGCGCGTTGATGAAATCGTAGGCGGTCACCGACTCCGGCTCTTGCAGCGACATCCTCTCGCGGATGATCCGCGCCATCCTGGCCAGCCCCGTGTTGAACTGGTTGCAGAGGAGCTCGCCCACAGACCGGACGCGGCGGTTCCCGAGATGATCGATATCGTCGGTCTCAGCGCCCCCGCCTTCCTCCTCGCTTATCCTGAGGGTCAGCAGGTAGCGCAGTATCGCGATGAAGTCCTCCTTGCAGAGGGTCGGGCAGTCGATATCGGGCACCGAGAGCCCCCAGCGCTTCATCGGCTCCTTGCCGCCCAGGAGCTGGACGTAGTTCAGCTTCTGGTTCAGCTTGTAGCGTCCGACCTTGCCGAGGTCGTAGCGCTTTGGATTGAAGAAGAGGCGGCTCAGGATCTCCCGCGCGCTCTCCATGCGAGACGGCTCTCCCGGCCGCAGGAGGGCGTAGATCTTCGAGAGGGCTTCCTCTTCCGTCTTGCAGTTGTCCCGCTTCAGCGTGTTGCGGAGGATGTCCGCGTCTTCCTGCAGCGGAATCACATAGAGACGGATGGCCTCGATCCCCGCCTTGGCGAGGTTCTTGAGCTTCTCTTCCGTGACCTCCTCGTTGCACTCGAGGAGGACCTCGCCGGTCTCCGTGTCGACGATGTCCTCGGCGGCGATCCGACCGACCAGCGCCTGGAGCTTCTTCGACTGGGGACTCGGGATCTGCGCCTCCTCTTTCGAGTAGAAGAAGTCCAGGATGTCCTGGTCGGAGACGATCGAGAGGGCCTTCAACAGCACCGTCGCCGGAACCTTGCGCTTGCGATCGATGTGGACGTACATGACGTCCTTCACGTCGATCGAGAACTCCACCCACGAGCCGCGGTAAGGGATGATCCTCGCGGTGTAGAGACGCTTGCCGTTCGGGTGGACCGTGCTGTCGAAGAAGACGCCCGGGGATCGGTGCAGCTGGCTGACGATCACCCGCTCGGCGCCGTTGATGATGAAGGTCCCCTTCTCGGTGATCATCGGAAGCTCGCCGAGATAGACCTCCGTCTCCTGGATCGACTTGTCCCTCTTGACTCCGTCGATCTCCTCCCGGACGCGAAGGCGAAGCGTCACCTTCAGGGGAACCGAGAAGGTGAGATCCCGCTCCTGGCATTCGTCCATGCTGTACTTCGGATCGCCGATCGAGTAGCCGACGTACTCGAGCGAGTACATGCCCCTCGTGTCGGTGATCGGGAAGACAGCGTTGAACACCTCCTGGAGCCCCTCGTTCTTTCGCTCCAGCATCGGGATTCCGACCTGGAGGAATTTCTGGAACGAGTTGATCTGGACGTCCAGAAGATTCGGGATCGGGACATTCCAGCGATCGCTGATCTTGCTGAAACTGCGCGTCGGTCGCCCGACCATCTCCATAGGAGAATCTACCCCCTGGCCCGCTCGGACGCGGACCTATTTGATCTCGACTGTGGCTCCTGCTTCGGAAAGCTTCGTCTTGATCGTGGCGGCCTCTTCCTTGGAGACCTTGTCCTTCAGGGGCTTCGGAGCGCCGTCAACAAGCTCCTTGGCTTCCTTGAGACCCAGACCGGTGACCTCGCGGACGACCTTGATCACCTGCAGCTTCTGCGCGCCGACTTCGGTCAGGATGACGTCGAACTCGGTCTTCTCCTCCACCTCGGCGGCGGGAGCGCCCGGCATGGCCATACCCATCGCCATGACGGGTGCGGCGGCGGTGACGCCGAATTCGGTCTCGATCTCCTTCACCAAGTTGGCGATGTCGACCATCGTCGCGTTCCGGACCCAGTCCAGAACCTGCTCTTTGCTGATTGTCTCAGGCATCGGATTGAACCTCCCTAGTAACGGACCTAGCGCCGAAAACCGGCTGACCGGGGCTTCAGGCCCCCTTCTTCTTTGAAACCTGATCCAGAACGCCGACCAGATCGCGCAGCGGCGCGTTGAGCACGCCCACGAACTGGGTCAGGGGCCCTTGGAGCACGCGGAGCAGCTGGCCCAGCAGGACGTCCCGCGGGGGCAGCTTCGCCAGTTGCTTGATGTCGTCCTCGCCGTAGATCTTGCCGCTGATGCAGGCGATCCGAACGCTCGGCAGCTTGTGCTCCTTGATGAACGCCTCGAGGATCTTGGCGGGAGCGATCTCTTCCTGCATCGGCAACAACACCGCTGTCGGCCCGTGAAGATGCGGCAGCAGCGTCTCGTAGCCGCTCTTGGCGACCGCGAGGCGGAGCAGCGTGTTCTTCACGACCTCCACGTGGATGCCGGCCTTGCGCATCTGCCTTCGCAAGAGGCTGACCTTCTCGACCGTCAGGCCCGTGAAATCCGCGAGGTAGACCGCCTTGGACAGCGTGATCTTATCCGTGACCTGCTCGACCTTTGCGGCCTTCTCATGCCGTTTCATCGCCCCTCCTACTTGGTCGCGCCGACGGCTTCGGAGGGATCTACCCGGATCCCGACGCCCATCGTCGATGAAATGGTGAGACTCTTGAGGTACTGGCCCTTGGCGGCAGGGGGCTTGAGACGGACGACCTCGGCCAAGAAGGCCCGGATGTTCTCCTCGAGCTTCTCGGAGCCGAACGAGGCTTTTCCCACCACCGCGTGGAGGTTCCCAGCCTTGTCGACACGGAACTCGATCTTGCCCGCCTTGGCCTCCCGCACCGCCTTGGCGATGTCGAAGGTCACCGTCCCGGCCTTCGCGTTCGGCATGAGACCCCTGGGCCCGAGGATCTTTCCCAGCTTTCCCACCTCTCCCATCATGTCCGGAGTGGTGATCACCTGGTCATAGTCGAGCCACCCTTCGCGGATCTTCGCGACCATGTCGTCCGAACCCACGAAGTCCGCGCCCGAGGCCTCCGCCTCCTTCAGCTTCTCCCCCTTCGCCAGGACGAGGACGCGTACGGTCTTGCCTGTCCCGTGGGGCAGGACGACGGTTCCGCGGACCATCTGGTCGGCGTACTTGGGATCGACTCCCAGCCGCGCCGCGACCTCGATGGTCTCGTCGAACTTCGCCCGCGCGTGATCCTTCACGAAGGCGACGGCGCCCGAGAGCTCCACGCTCTTGAGCTTCGCCGCCTCCTCCCGGATCTTC
Coding sequences within it:
- a CDS encoding 50S ribosomal protein L1, which gives rise to MARSGGKRLRKIREEAAKLKSVELSGAVAFVKDHARAKFDETIEVAARLGVDPKYADQMVRGTVVLPHGTGKTVRVLVLAKGEKLKEAEASGADFVGSDDMVAKIREGWLDYDQVITTPDMMGEVGKLGKILGPRGLMPNAKAGTVTFDIAKAVREAKAGKIEFRVDKAGNLHAVVGKASFGSEKLEENIRAFLAEVVRLKPPAAKGQYLKSLTISSTMGVGIRVDPSEAVGATK
- a CDS encoding 50S ribosomal protein L7/L12; the encoded protein is MSKEQVLDWVRNATMVDIANLVKEIETEFGVTAAAPVMAMGMAMPGAPAAEVEEKTEFDVILTEVGAQKLQVIKVVREVTGLGLKEAKELVDGAPKPLKDKVSKEEAATIKTKLSEAGATVEIK
- a CDS encoding 50S ribosomal protein L10 yields the protein MKRHEKAAKVEQVTDKITLSKAVYLADFTGLTVEKVSLLRRQMRKAGIHVEVVKNTLLRLAVAKSGYETLLPHLHGPTAVLLPMQEEIAPAKILEAFIKEHKLPSVRIACISGKIYGEDDIKQLAKLPPRDVLLGQLLRVLQGPLTQFVGVLNAPLRDLVGVLDQVSKKKGA
- the rpoC gene encoding DNA-directed RNA polymerase subunit beta'; amino-acid sequence: MGGPELPPFAASRGERETRRRFTFSSIRIKLASPETILEWSHGEVTKPETINYRSFKPEKDGLFCERIFGPVKDWQCSCGRYKMIRYRGVICDKCGVEVTQANVRRDRMGHVKLAVPVSHIWYFKGVPSRIGHLLDMTVRNLERILYYESYVVINPGNSPYRKHELLTEEQYQELKADSNIKFEADMGAGAIRKLLEQLDLGELSAELRTQVRIETSVQRRKDILKRLKIVEAFRQSKNQPEWMILTVLPVLPPDLRPLVPLEGGRFATSDLNDLYRRVINRNNRLKKLMEIRAPEVILRNEKRMLQEAVDALFDNGRRTRAVRGQGNRPLKSLSDMLKGKQGRFRQNLLGKRVDYSGRSVIVVGPELKLHQCGLPQNMALELFKPFIIRKLEETGQTVKSAKKLVEREKPEVWEILGEIIRDHPVLLNRAPTLHRLGIQAFEPVLVEGKAIRIHPLVCTAFNADFDGDQMAVHVPLSFIAQIETRKLMLSTNNILLPASGRPVATPSQDIVLGCNYLTKSRPPGERLQVFSSVDEVRLAHEHGQIELHQMIRVRLRGELTDTTTGRIFFNEVVPSELGFMNKTFDKKALEELVGICFARFGNERTAVFLDRLKDLGFTYATKAGITVGIDDLIVPGAKPVIISRANKEVDEINRQHRDLAITENERYNKVIGTWTRVRNEIEEVTIEGLRSVDDGFNPIFMMADSGSRGSKEQIRQLAGMRGLMAKPQKRVTGGAGATIEQPILSNFKEGLTVLEYFISTHGARKGLADTALKTADAGYLTRRLVDVAQDAIISEEDCGTILGLEKGALKDGEEVVEPLVDRVLGRFTAEDVWDRRASQVLIPEGTMIAEREAELIDVAGVDRVKIRSVLTCESRRGVCAKCYGRDLSTGNSVDIGEAVGVIAAQSIGEPGTQLTLRTFHIGGTASVIVEQSTVTADSDGILEYPALTVVHREDGRYVNVGHRGELLLRSRSHSTRVAEQDGTVKIPASLETKEVEDPETHEVVLQVVDITDRTGFARLSIVDRQGAELESRELERGYLLLVRDGDKVTPGKPLYRYRSVLDRYTPRYGTIIYHVSGSEVKTGQVLFEWDTYNVPIVTTEEGIVHLVDIKEKVT
- the rpoB gene encoding DNA-directed RNA polymerase subunit beta: MVGRPTRSFSKISDRWNVPIPNLLDVQINSFQKFLQVGIPMLERKNEGLQEVFNAVFPITDTRGMYSLEYVGYSIGDPKYSMDECQERDLTFSVPLKVTLRLRVREEIDGVKRDKSIQETEVYLGELPMITEKGTFIINGAERVIVSQLHRSPGVFFDSTVHPNGKRLYTARIIPYRGSWVEFSIDVKDVMYVHIDRKRKVPATVLLKALSIVSDQDILDFFYSKEEAQIPSPQSKKLQALVGRIAAEDIVDTETGEVLLECNEEVTEEKLKNLAKAGIEAIRLYVIPLQEDADILRNTLKRDNCKTEEEALSKIYALLRPGEPSRMESAREILSRLFFNPKRYDLGKVGRYKLNQKLNYVQLLGGKEPMKRWGLSVPDIDCPTLCKEDFIAILRYLLTLRISEEEGGGAETDDIDHLGNRRVRSVGELLCNQFNTGLARMARIIRERMSLQEPESVTAYDFINARTISAVIQSFFGSSQLSQFMDQTNPLAELTHKRRLSALGPGGLTRDRAGFEVRDVHYTHYGRMCPIETPEGPNIGLISSLATYARVNELGFLETPYRKVKDGIVQKDRIEFLSADLEDQYIIAQANAATDKRGNFQSESIACRYKGEFPPVTAEQVHYMDISPMQLVSPAAALVPFLEHDDANRALMGSNMQRQAVPLLVTEAPLVGTGLERKVAHDSGAMVLAKRPGVVESVTGDTIVIRPDGAENLVHDFTEYSGFDVYPLSKFRRSNQDTCINQRPIVREGQRVEIGHVLADGPATAKGTLALGSNVLVAFMPWCGYNFEDAIVVSEGLIKRDLFTSVHIEQFELTVRDTKRGMEEITREIPNVGDEAVRYLDEEGIIRIGAPVKSGDILVGKVTPKGETDLTPEERLLRAIFGDKAGDVRDASLKAPPGMEGVVIDIKVFSRKEKDDSTKRIERQKQDRLKRLARKEKNRLIETRNDELKRILEGEILERFESASTGRLIFRAGRKGSFTSLEDVDFDDLPWRSPVARDPDANERFWQQMEAARIALQKVDRQLEKDIDKVLRGDELPPGVVKLVKVFIAKKRRLSVGDKMAGRHGNKGVVAKIVPEEDMPYLPDGTPVDMVLNPLGVPSRMNIGQVLETHLGWAAHHLGFMAETPVFAGATVDEIKACLREAGLPEDGKTTLYDGRNGEPFDHRVTVGCIYMMKLSHLVDDKIHARSIGPYSLVTQQPLGGKAQFGGQRFGEMEVWALEAYGAAYTLQELLTVKSDDVQGRSRIYEAIVKGENPPEPGVPESFNVLVKELKSLCLDVVCE